The following are encoded in a window of Lacinutrix sp. WUR7 genomic DNA:
- a CDS encoding S-adenosyl-l-methionine hydroxide adenosyltransferase family protein, with protein sequence MAIITLTTDFGEKDHFAGAIKGAIYSEIPDVKIVDISHSVSPFNIPEAAYIIQNAYSSFPKGTIHLIGIDAEINPENKHIAVKLDGHYFICANNGIMSMICAEIAPEKIVEINIHDKIVTSFPVLDVFVKVASHMARGGTLEVIGKAITDIKPTNNIHPFVNDEKTQIIGSIIYIDNYGNVVTNIRKSFFEEIHKGRDFEISARNYKFKTIHKKYSDIIDFDIPEEKRHDEGRGVVVFNSSNYLEIALYKSNTSTVGSAATLMGLQLRDTVTININKV encoded by the coding sequence ATGGCAATAATAACATTAACGACTGACTTTGGTGAGAAAGATCACTTTGCTGGTGCGATAAAAGGAGCTATTTATAGTGAAATTCCTGATGTTAAAATTGTTGATATCTCGCATTCTGTGTCGCCATTTAATATACCAGAAGCGGCATATATCATCCAAAATGCATATAGTAGTTTTCCAAAAGGCACTATTCATTTAATTGGTATTGATGCAGAAATAAATCCGGAAAACAAACACATCGCTGTAAAGTTAGATGGCCATTATTTTATTTGTGCCAATAATGGTATTATGAGTATGATTTGTGCCGAAATTGCGCCAGAGAAAATTGTAGAAATTAATATTCACGATAAAATAGTTACTAGCTTTCCCGTTTTAGATGTGTTTGTAAAAGTAGCATCACATATGGCTCGAGGTGGAACTCTAGAAGTTATAGGAAAAGCAATAACCGATATAAAACCGACAAACAATATACATCCTTTTGTAAACGATGAAAAAACGCAAATTATAGGAAGCATTATTTATATTGATAATTATGGTAATGTGGTTACTAATATTAGAAAATCTTTTTTTGAAGAAATTCACAAAGGTCGTGATTTTGAAATATCTGCTAGAAATTACAAGTTTAAAACCATCCACAAAAAGTATAGTGATATTATAGATTTCGATATTCCGGAAGAAAAAAGACATGATGAAGGACGTGGTGTTGTGGTCTTTAACTCTTCTAACTATTTAGAAATTGCACTCTATAAAAGTAACACAAGTACCGTTGGTAGTGCTGCTACATTAATGGGTTTACAACTTAGAGATACGGTAACTATTAATATTAATAAAGTATAA
- a CDS encoding putative quinol monooxygenase has product MFVRIVKMSFDPSKIEEFLENFNEKKESIRNFDGCRFLELYRDKTNPNIFFTYSYWEAEADLENYRQSDLFKDIWAKTKPLFNGKPEAWSVDKVASLE; this is encoded by the coding sequence ATGTTTGTTCGAATTGTAAAAATGAGTTTTGATCCTTCTAAAATTGAAGAATTTTTAGAAAATTTCAATGAAAAGAAAGAATCTATACGAAACTTTGATGGTTGCCGTTTCTTAGAGTTATACCGAGATAAAACAAATCCGAATATATTTTTCACCTATAGTTATTGGGAAGCGGAAGCCGATTTAGAAAATTACAGACAATCGGATTTATTTAAAGATATCTGGGCAAAAACAAAACCATTATTTAATGGAAAACCAGAAGCTTGGAGTGTGGATAAAGTCGCTTCTCTGGAGTAA
- a CDS encoding TIGR03435 family protein has translation MLKRIFILTLTICLVACKKETPIAKIGEQVPDYTFKNVLNSVDNEVTIQDLKGKVVILEFWATWCGPCIPAMKKLDSLKTEFKDQIEVITISTENSERLEKFIKSTNTKLRIVSDTIHQNNFKYKIIPHSIIIDKKGIVRAITSPENINKEVLTDLIVNDKISLEVKDDYYIDPNLEVKTIKSISNSNYRIELKTFDQDKRGGSQVLKDIDGNINGVEIWNSTIPRLYQTLFDISSPSRMVYKDSLSEADFPYDEAHKYNMLIEASSKYQDKWKQTGIDFLNQQLGINAQMGIDTLACYVLKNIDNSIQESSAKETEFMFMGPILKTKKITISKLVDYIENFNKLPVVDQTGLTGEYDIDLDWDLSNTETFHEALKKYGLKLEKSDEKLPVKVMEIYKKKTKL, from the coding sequence ATGTTAAAAAGAATATTTATTTTAACCCTAACCATCTGCTTAGTTGCTTGTAAAAAAGAAACACCAATTGCCAAAATTGGAGAGCAAGTTCCTGATTACACATTTAAAAACGTTTTAAACAGTGTGGATAATGAGGTTACCATTCAAGATTTAAAAGGGAAAGTAGTAATCCTAGAGTTTTGGGCAACTTGGTGCGGACCTTGCATTCCTGCAATGAAAAAACTAGATAGCCTTAAAACCGAATTTAAAGACCAAATAGAAGTAATTACTATTTCCACCGAAAATAGCGAACGATTAGAAAAATTCATTAAAAGTACAAATACGAAACTACGAATTGTTTCAGATACCATTCATCAAAATAATTTTAAGTACAAAATAATTCCGCATTCTATAATCATTGATAAAAAAGGTATTGTTAGAGCAATTACAAGTCCAGAAAATATAAATAAAGAAGTTTTAACAGACCTTATTGTTAATGATAAAATTAGTTTAGAAGTTAAAGACGACTATTACATTGATCCAAATTTAGAAGTAAAAACAATAAAATCGATTTCTAATTCAAATTACAGAATAGAATTAAAAACTTTTGACCAAGACAAAAGAGGAGGTTCCCAAGTTTTAAAAGATATAGATGGGAATATTAATGGTGTCGAAATATGGAATAGTACCATTCCTAGATTATACCAAACACTTTTCGATATATCATCGCCAAGTAGAATGGTTTATAAAGACAGTTTAAGCGAAGCCGATTTCCCGTATGATGAAGCACATAAATACAATATGCTTATTGAAGCTTCCTCAAAATATCAAGATAAATGGAAACAAACTGGAATTGATTTTCTGAACCAGCAATTAGGTATAAATGCACAAATGGGAATAGATACTCTTGCCTGTTACGTCTTAAAAAACATAGATAATAGTATTCAAGAATCTTCAGCAAAAGAAACAGAATTCATGTTTATGGGACCAATTCTTAAAACTAAAAAGATTACAATTTCTAAACTTGTAGATTATATAGAAAATTTCAATAAGCTCCCTGTTGTTGACCAAACGGGATTAACTGGAGAATATGATATTGATTTAGATTGGGATTTATCTAATACAGAAACATTTCATGAGGCATTAAAAAAATACGGATTAAAACTTGAAAAATCGGATGAAAAATTACCTGTAAAGGTGATGGAGATTTACAAGAAAAAAACCAAATTATAA
- the gldG gene encoding gliding motility-associated ABC transporter substrate-binding protein GldG: protein MFAILKKEINSFFASPIGYLVIAIFLLLNGLFLWLFKGEFNILDNGFADLSSFFLLAPWILIFLIPAVTMRSFSDEKKQGTLELLLTKPISKLHIVLGKYFGALVLILIALLPTLLYVYTVNQLGSPQGNLDIGSTLGSYFGLLFLVAAYTAIGLFTSSITDNQIVAFITSVFLCFLFYIGFQGIADYMSSTFVEQLGMSAHYKSMSRGVLDTRDIVYFLSVTVLFIFFTSRKIQTKPFVKKDYAIFLLLPLGLLVFNIFSAKSGLYQRYDLTQDKRYTISDAALQIIDKVESPILVDVFLEGEDFPTEFRRLKNETKQLLEEFEAQNANIKFHFINPIADEATRERSMQQLNDRGLIPMQLTVQESGKSSQAVIFPWALASHNGETVKIPLVKTKIGATQQELVTNSVQHLEYAFADGFSKLVNPKKRKVSILRGNNQLEDKYIFDFVKTIGDYYFIAPFTLDSVATNPQKTSKALNAFDLIISAKPTEAFTEKEKLVLDQFTMKGGKSLWLVDAVAIEKDSLYNPTGKGVATARNLNLTDFFFKYGVRINPSLVNDLYSAPITLASGEGSQSQFQQLPWYYSPLVNAESKHAITNNLNLVKFDFANPIDTLKNNIDKTILLKSSVLTKLDGTPREVSLEMTQKEPDPTQYDKGSQNLAVLLEGEFTSVYNNRIKPFALENELNTSIPTKMIVIADGDIIKNDVGRNGPEELGFDKWTGQTYGNKEFLLNAVNYLLDDDGLINIRTKEIAVAFLDPKKVASEKAKWQIVNILLPLVLLGVFGFIFNFFRRKKYAK from the coding sequence ATGTTTGCTATACTTAAAAAAGAAATCAACTCCTTCTTCGCTTCACCAATAGGTTATTTGGTGATTGCTATATTTTTATTGCTAAACGGTTTATTCCTTTGGTTATTTAAAGGAGAATTCAATATTCTAGATAATGGTTTTGCCGATTTATCTTCCTTCTTTTTACTAGCACCTTGGATTCTTATTTTCCTAATTCCCGCAGTAACCATGCGCAGTTTTAGTGACGAGAAAAAACAAGGAACGCTAGAACTTTTACTTACCAAACCTATTAGTAAATTACACATTGTACTTGGAAAATATTTTGGCGCATTGGTATTAATATTAATCGCGCTTTTACCAACACTACTTTATGTATATACAGTAAACCAACTTGGTAGTCCGCAAGGAAATCTAGATATTGGTAGCACACTTGGCTCCTATTTTGGCTTATTATTTCTAGTCGCAGCGTATACCGCAATTGGCTTATTTACTTCTAGTATCACTGATAATCAAATTGTAGCATTTATTACTTCGGTATTTTTATGTTTCCTTTTTTATATTGGTTTTCAAGGTATTGCCGACTATATGTCTAGCACTTTTGTAGAGCAATTAGGCATGAGTGCACACTATAAAAGCATGAGTCGTGGTGTTTTAGATACTCGAGATATTGTTTACTTTTTAAGTGTCACTGTTTTATTTATTTTCTTCACTTCTAGAAAAATTCAAACAAAACCATTTGTAAAAAAGGACTATGCAATCTTTCTTTTATTGCCTTTAGGTCTTTTGGTTTTCAATATATTTTCAGCGAAAAGCGGATTATACCAACGCTATGATTTAACGCAAGACAAACGTTATACCATTAGTGATGCTGCTTTACAGATTATAGATAAGGTAGAATCGCCAATTTTAGTAGATGTATTTTTAGAAGGCGAAGATTTTCCTACGGAATTTAGACGACTTAAAAACGAAACGAAGCAACTGCTGGAAGAATTTGAAGCACAGAATGCTAACATCAAATTTCATTTCATCAATCCGATTGCAGACGAAGCAACTCGCGAACGCAGCATGCAACAGTTAAATGATCGCGGTTTAATCCCAATGCAATTAACCGTTCAAGAAAGTGGAAAGTCTAGCCAAGCAGTAATTTTCCCTTGGGCTTTAGCGAGTCATAATGGGGAAACGGTTAAAATCCCTTTAGTAAAAACGAAGATTGGAGCGACACAACAAGAATTAGTAACCAACTCCGTACAGCATTTAGAATATGCTTTTGCCGATGGATTTAGCAAATTAGTAAATCCGAAAAAACGCAAAGTATCCATACTAAGAGGAAATAATCAATTAGAAGATAAATACATTTTCGATTTTGTAAAAACGATTGGCGACTACTATTTTATTGCTCCTTTTACTTTAGATAGCGTTGCAACCAATCCGCAAAAAACATCCAAAGCGTTAAATGCATTCGATTTAATTATTTCGGCAAAACCTACTGAAGCATTCACTGAAAAAGAAAAACTGGTCTTAGATCAATTTACTATGAAAGGCGGAAAAAGCCTTTGGTTAGTAGATGCTGTAGCGATAGAAAAAGACAGCTTGTATAATCCGACAGGAAAAGGTGTTGCAACTGCTAGAAATTTAAATCTTACCGATTTCTTTTTTAAGTATGGTGTTCGTATTAATCCATCTTTGGTAAACGACCTCTACTCTGCTCCAATCACTTTAGCTTCTGGAGAAGGTAGTCAATCGCAATTCCAGCAACTTCCTTGGTACTATTCGCCATTAGTAAATGCAGAAAGTAAGCATGCGATTACCAATAATTTAAATTTGGTGAAGTTTGATTTTGCGAATCCAATAGACACCTTAAAAAACAATATTGATAAGACTATTCTCTTAAAAAGCTCTGTGCTTACTAAGCTAGATGGTACACCACGTGAGGTGAGTTTAGAAATGACACAAAAAGAACCGGACCCTACACAATATGACAAAGGCAGTCAGAATCTTGCGGTGTTGTTAGAAGGAGAATTTACTTCGGTATACAACAATAGAATAAAGCCATTTGCTTTAGAAAACGAATTAAATACCAGCATACCTACTAAAATGATTGTCATTGCAGATGGGGATATTATTAAAAATGATGTGGGTAGAAACGGACCAGAAGAACTTGGTTTTGATAAATGGACTGGACAAACCTACGGAAACAAAGAATTCCTACTAAACGCCGTAAACTACTTATTAGACGACGATGGACTTATAAACATTCGCACAAAAGAAATTGCGGTAGCTTTTTTAGATCCTAAAAAAGTAGCATCCGAAAAAGCAAAATGGCAAATAGTAAATATTCTGTTACCATTAGTTTTATTAGGTGTTTTCGGATTTATTTTTAATTTCTTCCGAAGAAAAAAGTATGCGAAATAG